A genomic region of Trifolium pratense cultivar HEN17-A07 linkage group LG3, ARS_RC_1.1, whole genome shotgun sequence contains the following coding sequences:
- the LOC123918483 gene encoding pathogenesis-related genes transcriptional activator PTI5-like, whose amino-acid sequence MALISQTELPFNENDSQDMVIYQILNEANELSNTMVQQERRQNGLELSKNVKKKNYRGVRRRRWGKYAAEIRDSTRNGARIWLGTFQTAEEAAIAYDKAAFRMRGAKALLNFPYEFASIQLTSTSKRDLSSGKINNKDSESSASNSSCSIAFATSSTTTNAQSQSTIVTSIEEKYY is encoded by the coding sequence ATGGCTTTAATCTCACAAACTGAACTACCCTTCAATGAAAATGATTCTCAAGACATGGTCATATACCAAATTCTGAACGAAGCCAATGAACTTAGCAACACAATGGTGCAACAAGAGAGGCGTCAAAATGGCTTAGAATTGAGCAAGAACGTTAAAAAGAAGAACTACAGAGGCGTAAGGCGTAGACGGTGGGGTAAATACGCGGCAGAGATTCGTGACTCGACGCGAAATGGAGCTAGGATATGGCTTGGTACATTTCAAACAGCTGAAGAGGCTGCAATTGCTTATGATAAAGCAGCTTTTAGAATGAGGGGGGCTAAGGCTTTGCTAAATTTTCCATATGAATTTGCTTCAATACAATTGACTTCAACATCGAAGCGTGATTTGAGCTCGGGGAAAATCAACAATAAAGACTCTGAGTCGAGTGCTAGCAACTCTTCTTGTTCAATTGCCTTTGCGACAAGTAGTACTACTACTAATGCTCAATCACAAAGCACTATAGTTACTAGTATTGAAGAGAAATATTACTAA